The following proteins are co-located in the Vidua macroura isolate BioBank_ID:100142 chromosome 1, ASM2450914v1, whole genome shotgun sequence genome:
- the VPS4B gene encoding vacuolar protein sorting-associated protein 4B isoform X2 has product MAANTGNLQKAIDLASKAAQEDKAGNYEEAFRLYQHAVQYFIHVVKYEAQGDKAKQSIRAKCTEYLDRAEKLKEYLKKREKTAPKPVKESGPAEGKGNDSDGEGESEDPEKKKLQNQLQGAIVMERPNVKWSDVAGLEGAKEALKEAVILPIKFPHLFTGKRTPWRGILLFGPPGTGKSYLAKAVATEANNSTFFSVSSSDLVSKWLGESEKLVKNLFQLARENKPSIIFIDEIDSLCGSRSENESEAARRIKTEFLVQMQGVGADNEGILVLGATNIPWVLDSAIRRRFEKRIYIPLPEDHARAAMFKLHLGSTPHDLKDSDYRELGKRTDGYSGADISIIVRDALMQPVRKVQSATHFKKVKGPSVSNPNMMVDLFTPCSPGDPEALEMTWMEVPGDKLLEPRVSMADMLRSLASTKPTVNEQDLEKLKKFTEDFGQEG; this is encoded by the exons ATGGCGGCCAACACCGGCAACCTGCAG AAAGCAATAGACCTTGCTAGCAAGGCAGCACAAGAAGATAAAGCAGGAAACTATGAGGAAGCCTTCCGCTTATACCAACATGCCGTGCAGTATTTTATCCATGTTGTTAAAT ATGAAGCACAGGGtgataaagcaaaacaaagcattaGAGCAAAATGTACAGAATACTTGGACCgagcagaaaagctgaaagaatatctgaaaaagagagaaaaaactgcACCAAAACCAGTTAAAGAGTCTGGTCCTGCTGAAGGAAAAGG GAATGACAGTGATGGGGAAGGGGAATCAGAGGACcctgaaaaaaagaagctaCAGAATCAACTTCAAG GAGCAATTGTTATGGAGCGACCAAATGTCAAATGGAGTGATGTTGCTGGCCTCGAAGGTGCCAAAGAGGCACTTAAAGAAGCAGTCATCCTTCCCATTAAATTTCCACACCTGTTTACAG GCAAGAGAACACCCTGGAGAGGAATTCTCCTATTTGGACCACCAGGAACAGGAAAGTCTTATTTAGCAAAAGCTGTGGCAACAGAAGCAAACAACTCTACCTTCTTCTCAGTGTCTTCATCTGACCTTGTTTCAAAATGGTTAGGTGAAAGTGAAAA ATTAGTGAAAAACTTGTTCCAGCTTGCCAGAGAAAACAAACCTTCTATCATCTTCATTGATGAGATAGATTCCCTCTGTGGGTCaagaagtgaaaatgaaagcGAGGCTGCTAGACGGATAAAAACGGAATTTCTAGTCCAGATGCAAG GGGTTGGTGCTGACAATGAAGGAATCTTGGTCTTAGGAGCAACAAACATACCCTGGGTTTTGGATTCTGCTATCAGGAGAAG GTTTGAGAAGCGTATTTATATTCCTTTACCTGAAGACCATGCCAGGGCTGCAATGTTCAAACTTCATCTTGGGTCAACTCCACATGACCTAAAAGACTCAGATTATCGAGAACTTGGGAAGAGAACTGATGGCTATTCTGGTGCAGATATAAGCATCATTGTCCGTGATGCACTGATGCAGCCTGTTAGAAAAGTGCAATCGGCGACTCACTTTAAAAAA gTAAAAGGACCATCAGTGTCTAATCCGAATATGATGGTAGATTTATTCACCCCTTGCTCTCCAGGTGATCCTGAAGCCCTAGAAATGACATGGATGGAGGTCCCAGGTGATAAATTACTGGAGCCTAGAGTTTCCATG gcTGATATGCTCAGGTCGCTTGCTAGCACAAAACCAACAGTTAATGAACAGGACTTGGAGAAGTTAAAGAAGTTTACAGAAGACTTTGGTCAGGAAGGCTAA
- the VPS4B gene encoding vacuolar protein sorting-associated protein 4B isoform X1, which translates to MVSDHGKCSCTAINYLFVLQKAIDLASKAAQEDKAGNYEEAFRLYQHAVQYFIHVVKYEAQGDKAKQSIRAKCTEYLDRAEKLKEYLKKREKTAPKPVKESGPAEGKGNDSDGEGESEDPEKKKLQNQLQGAIVMERPNVKWSDVAGLEGAKEALKEAVILPIKFPHLFTGKRTPWRGILLFGPPGTGKSYLAKAVATEANNSTFFSVSSSDLVSKWLGESEKLVKNLFQLARENKPSIIFIDEIDSLCGSRSENESEAARRIKTEFLVQMQGVGADNEGILVLGATNIPWVLDSAIRRRFEKRIYIPLPEDHARAAMFKLHLGSTPHDLKDSDYRELGKRTDGYSGADISIIVRDALMQPVRKVQSATHFKKVKGPSVSNPNMMVDLFTPCSPGDPEALEMTWMEVPGDKLLEPRVSMADMLRSLASTKPTVNEQDLEKLKKFTEDFGQEG; encoded by the exons ATGGTCTCTGATCATGGAAAATGCTCTTGTACAgcaattaattatttgtttgtGTTACAGAAAGCAATAGACCTTGCTAGCAAGGCAGCACAAGAAGATAAAGCAGGAAACTATGAGGAAGCCTTCCGCTTATACCAACATGCCGTGCAGTATTTTATCCATGTTGTTAAAT ATGAAGCACAGGGtgataaagcaaaacaaagcattaGAGCAAAATGTACAGAATACTTGGACCgagcagaaaagctgaaagaatatctgaaaaagagagaaaaaactgcACCAAAACCAGTTAAAGAGTCTGGTCCTGCTGAAGGAAAAGG GAATGACAGTGATGGGGAAGGGGAATCAGAGGACcctgaaaaaaagaagctaCAGAATCAACTTCAAG GAGCAATTGTTATGGAGCGACCAAATGTCAAATGGAGTGATGTTGCTGGCCTCGAAGGTGCCAAAGAGGCACTTAAAGAAGCAGTCATCCTTCCCATTAAATTTCCACACCTGTTTACAG GCAAGAGAACACCCTGGAGAGGAATTCTCCTATTTGGACCACCAGGAACAGGAAAGTCTTATTTAGCAAAAGCTGTGGCAACAGAAGCAAACAACTCTACCTTCTTCTCAGTGTCTTCATCTGACCTTGTTTCAAAATGGTTAGGTGAAAGTGAAAA ATTAGTGAAAAACTTGTTCCAGCTTGCCAGAGAAAACAAACCTTCTATCATCTTCATTGATGAGATAGATTCCCTCTGTGGGTCaagaagtgaaaatgaaagcGAGGCTGCTAGACGGATAAAAACGGAATTTCTAGTCCAGATGCAAG GGGTTGGTGCTGACAATGAAGGAATCTTGGTCTTAGGAGCAACAAACATACCCTGGGTTTTGGATTCTGCTATCAGGAGAAG GTTTGAGAAGCGTATTTATATTCCTTTACCTGAAGACCATGCCAGGGCTGCAATGTTCAAACTTCATCTTGGGTCAACTCCACATGACCTAAAAGACTCAGATTATCGAGAACTTGGGAAGAGAACTGATGGCTATTCTGGTGCAGATATAAGCATCATTGTCCGTGATGCACTGATGCAGCCTGTTAGAAAAGTGCAATCGGCGACTCACTTTAAAAAA gTAAAAGGACCATCAGTGTCTAATCCGAATATGATGGTAGATTTATTCACCCCTTGCTCTCCAGGTGATCCTGAAGCCCTAGAAATGACATGGATGGAGGTCCCAGGTGATAAATTACTGGAGCCTAGAGTTTCCATG gcTGATATGCTCAGGTCGCTTGCTAGCACAAAACCAACAGTTAATGAACAGGACTTGGAGAAGTTAAAGAAGTTTACAGAAGACTTTGGTCAGGAAGGCTAA